In one window of Nocardia brasiliensis DNA:
- a CDS encoding CPBP family intramembrane glutamic endopeptidase, which yields MRAPPIDKGLLVAGVAAFVVAVATLIVTGHTALRYSADSDDTTPLWTGWATVGAALAVAWLVPPKPRADGPVADSRVLARQGWWLYALGALFAVAFFLADGDDLCFLGLKATLLLAIPLLARLASWREWYRVDTRGRWLRPAPAVLTFLVLVTLFHPGFTGTPPPVALLVFLFLVNAVLEEIFYRVWLQTRLEVRYGRWPAIVLVALLWSCWHVAIQGGNGFGIDLATVVARLGAEGLFFGYLWSRYRNPWLLFVVHGVTNASVGMLVAMR from the coding sequence ATGCGGGCGCCGCCGATCGACAAGGGACTACTGGTGGCGGGGGTCGCGGCATTCGTCGTCGCGGTGGCGACCTTGATCGTGACCGGCCACACCGCCCTGCGCTATTCGGCCGACAGCGACGACACGACGCCGCTGTGGACCGGGTGGGCGACGGTCGGCGCGGCGCTCGCCGTGGCCTGGCTGGTGCCGCCGAAGCCGCGAGCCGACGGCCCGGTCGCGGATTCGCGCGTCCTCGCCCGCCAGGGCTGGTGGCTGTACGCGCTCGGCGCGCTGTTCGCGGTCGCCTTCTTTCTAGCCGACGGCGACGACCTGTGCTTCCTCGGGTTGAAAGCCACACTGCTGCTGGCGATTCCGCTGCTGGCGCGGCTCGCTTCCTGGCGCGAATGGTATCGCGTCGACACCAGGGGACGTTGGCTGCGGCCCGCGCCCGCCGTGCTGACCTTCCTGGTGCTGGTCACGCTGTTCCACCCAGGATTCACCGGCACCCCGCCGCCGGTCGCCCTGCTCGTCTTCCTGTTTCTGGTGAACGCGGTGCTCGAAGAGATCTTCTACCGCGTCTGGTTGCAGACCAGGTTGGAAGTCCGATACGGCCGCTGGCCCGCCATCGTGCTGGTGGCGCTGCTGTGGTCGTGCTGGCATGTGGCGATCCAGGGCGGCAACGGTTTCGGCATCGACCTCGCCACCGTGGTCGCGCGGCTCGGCGCGGAGGGGTTGTTCTTCGGCTACCTGTGGTCGCGGTATCGAAACCCGTGGCTGCTCTTCGTGGTGCACGGTGTGACCAACGCGTCGGTGGGCATGCTCGTCGCGATGCGGTGA
- a CDS encoding TetR/AcrR family transcriptional regulator, translating into MSDGRPKERADAARNRRAILDATSALLAEYGAEAITMDRVAAAAGVGKGTIFHRFGNRAGLLHEMVAESALTLMDAIATGPPPLGPGAPAGDRLLAYFDAMTRLVIANSELMAAYRTVPPHPRTGEFHAFWDNHITTLLREARPDIDAETVGRLLLASIGGELVQAMIRAGETDRLLDAVRELVESVLRGR; encoded by the coding sequence ATGAGCGACGGGCGTCCGAAGGAACGGGCCGACGCGGCACGCAATCGGCGCGCGATTCTCGACGCGACCAGCGCGTTGCTCGCCGAATACGGCGCGGAGGCGATCACCATGGACCGGGTCGCCGCCGCGGCCGGAGTGGGCAAGGGCACGATCTTCCACCGCTTCGGCAACCGGGCGGGGCTGCTGCACGAGATGGTCGCCGAGAGCGCGCTCACCCTGATGGACGCCATCGCCACCGGGCCGCCGCCGCTCGGGCCCGGCGCGCCCGCCGGTGACCGGCTGCTCGCCTACTTCGACGCGATGACCCGCTTGGTCATCGCGAACTCCGAGCTCATGGCGGCCTACCGCACCGTGCCGCCGCATCCGCGCACCGGCGAGTTCCACGCGTTCTGGGACAACCACATCACCACGCTGCTGCGCGAGGCGCGGCCCGACATCGATGCCGAAACGGTCGGGCGGTTACTGCTCGCGTCGATCGGCGGCGAACTGGTGCAGGCGATGATCCGCGCCGGCGAGACCGACCGGCTGCTGGACGCGGTGCGTGAACTGGTCGAATCGGTGCTGCGCGGCCGCTGA
- a CDS encoding quinone oxidoreductase family protein, whose product MQAIVMTATGGPEVLVAEQVPVPAAGPGAVVVRAEAIPVLFPETKLRSGAFPLAAEPPLVFGFQAVGVVTEVGADADPALLGRRVAVNTPGFGSYAEFVSAPASSAVAIPDGLSSADAAAVLMSGSVAIPLLETAALTGTETVLIEAAATGIGSHLTQLAKEYGAARVIATAGGPAKTERARALGADEVVDHNDPAWPERLREILGATTLDVVFDSIGGDTARDVLALTTPQRGRMLGYGWLSGTPAQLTATDLITTGRTLIGCAGPEWLARVAESRTAILTRAAAGGIDPLVDAVLPLDQAAHAHRLLEERTPLGRLILRPGA is encoded by the coding sequence ATGCAGGCAATCGTAATGACGGCGACCGGCGGTCCCGAGGTCTTGGTCGCCGAGCAGGTGCCCGTGCCAGCGGCGGGCCCCGGCGCGGTGGTCGTTCGCGCCGAAGCGATCCCCGTCCTGTTCCCCGAGACGAAGCTGCGCTCCGGCGCGTTCCCGCTCGCCGCCGAGCCGCCGCTGGTCTTCGGCTTCCAGGCCGTCGGCGTGGTGACCGAGGTCGGGGCGGACGCCGACCCGGCGCTGCTCGGCAGGCGAGTCGCGGTGAACACACCCGGCTTCGGCTCCTACGCCGAATTCGTCAGCGCGCCCGCGTCTTCGGCCGTCGCGATCCCGGACGGCCTGTCGTCGGCGGACGCGGCGGCGGTGCTCATGAGCGGTTCGGTGGCCATCCCGCTGCTCGAGACGGCCGCGCTGACCGGCACCGAAACGGTGCTGATCGAGGCCGCCGCGACCGGAATCGGCAGCCACCTGACCCAGCTCGCCAAGGAGTACGGCGCGGCCCGCGTCATCGCGACCGCGGGCGGCCCGGCCAAGACCGAGCGGGCCCGCGCGCTCGGCGCCGACGAGGTCGTCGACCACAACGACCCCGCATGGCCCGAGCGACTGCGCGAAATCCTCGGCGCCACCACGCTCGACGTCGTCTTCGACTCGATCGGCGGCGACACCGCCCGCGACGTCCTCGCGCTCACCACACCGCAGCGCGGCCGCATGCTCGGCTACGGCTGGCTCTCCGGCACGCCCGCCCAGCTCACGGCCACCGACCTCATCACGACCGGCCGCACCCTCATCGGCTGTGCGGGCCCCGAGTGGCTGGCGCGAGTCGCCGAGTCGCGCACCGCGATTCTCACTCGCGCGGCGGCAGGCGGCATCGATCCGCTGGTCGACGCCGTGCTCCCGCTCGACCAGGCCGCCCACGCGCACCGACTGCTCGAAGAGCGCACGCCGCTGGGCAGATTGATCCTGCGCCCCGGAGCCTGA